One genomic window of Mycteria americana isolate JAX WOST 10 ecotype Jacksonville Zoo and Gardens chromosome 6, USCA_MyAme_1.0, whole genome shotgun sequence includes the following:
- the P4HA1 gene encoding prolyl 4-hydroxylase subunit alpha-1 isoform X1, protein MAFNEIWYTVALGLLLPFSYAHTDFFTSIGHMTDLINTEKDLVVSLKDYIKAEESKLEQIKKWAEKLDQLTDTATKDPEGFLGHPVNAFKLMKRLNTEWGELESLVLKDMSDGFISNMTIQRQFFPNDEDQTGAAKALLRLQDTYNLDTDTLSRGNLPGVKHKSFLTAEDCFELGKIAYTEADYYHTELWMEQALKQLDEGEVSSADKVYILDYLSYAVYQQGDLGKAMMLTKRLLELDPEHQRANGNMKYFEYIMAKEKEANKSSTDSEDQMEKETEVKKKDYLPERRKYEMLCRGEGLKMTPRRQKRLFCRYYDGNRNPRYILGPVKQEDEWDKPRIVRFLDIISDEEIETVKELAKPRLRRATISNPITGALETAHYRISKSAWLSGYESPVVSRINTRIQDLTGLDVSTAEELQVANYGVGGQYEPHFDFGRKDEPDAFKELGTGNRIATWLFYMSDVSAGGATVFPEVGASVWPKKGTAVFWYNLFPSGEGDYSTRHAACPVLVGNKWVSNKWLHERGQEFRRPCTLSELE, encoded by the exons ATGGCATTCAACGAGATTTGGTATACCGTAGCCCTTGGacttctgctgcctttttcttaCGCCCATACAGATTTCTTCACTTCCATTG GTCATATGACAGActtaattaatacagaaaaagatCTGGTGGTGTCACTGAAAGATTACAtcaaggcagaagaaagcaagctAGAACAGATCAAAAA GTGGGCAGAAAAATTGGATCAGCTGACAGATACTGCTACAAAAGACCCAGAGGGGTTTTTGGGACATCCTGTAAATGCATTCAAGTTGATGAAACGGCTTAACACAGAGTGGGGTGAGCTGGAGAGCCTGGTTCTGAAGGACATGTCAGATG GCTTTATCTCCAACATGACTATCCAGCGGCAGTTTTTCCCAAATGATGAAGATCAGACTGGTGCAGCAAAAGCCCTCTTGCGGCTTCAAGACACGTATAATTTGGACACGGACACCCTCTCAAGAGGGAATCTTCCAG GTGTGAAGCACAAATCCTTTTTAACAGCTGAAGATTGCTTTGAGCTGGGAAAGATAGCTTACACTGAAGCTGACTACTACCACACCGAGCTCTGGATGGAACAAGCTCTGAAACAGTTGGATGAGGGAGAAGTGTCTTCTGCAGATAAAGTCTACATTCTGGACTACCTGAGTTACGCTGTCTATCAGCAGGGGGATCTGGGCAAAGCCATGATGCTCACCAAACGCCTTCTGGAACTGG ATCCTGAACATCAAAGAGCAAATGGGAACATGAAGTATTTTGAATATATCATGgctaaagaaaaagaagcaaataagtCCAGTACAGATTCAGAAGACCAGATGGAGAAGGAAACTGAGGTTAAGAAAAAGGATTACCTTCCTGAGAGAAGGAAGTACGAAATGCTGTGCCGTGGGGAGGGTCTCAAAATG ACTCCTCGGAGACAAAAAAGACTCTTCTGCCGCTACTACGATGGAAACAGGAATCCTAGGTACATTCTGGGCCCTGTCAAACAGGAAGATGAGTGGGACAAACCTCGAATTGTTCGCTTCCTTGACATCATCTCTGATGAAGAGATCGAAACTGTGAAAGAACTAGCAAAGCCAAGG CTGAGGCGAGCCACCATTTCAAACCCCATAACAGGAGCCTTGGAGACGGCACATTACAGAATTAGCAAAAG tGCTTGGTTGTCAGGATATGAAAGCCCTGTGGTATCTCGCATTAACACAAGGATACAGGACCTAACAGGACTTGATGTCTCCACAGCAGAGGAACTGCAG GTAGCCAACTACGGAGTAGGAGGCCAGTATGAGCCTCATTTTGATTTTGGAAGG AAAGATGAGCCAGATGCTTTTAAGGAATTGGGAACAGGCAACAGAATTGCTACTTGGTTGTTTTAT ATGAGCGATGTGTCAGCAGGGGGAGCTACTGTCTTTCCTGAAGTAGGAGCTAGTGTTTGGCCTAAAAAG GGAACAGCTGTATTCTGGTACAATCTCTTTCCAAGTGGAGAAGGAGATTACAGCACACGGCATGCAGCCTGCCCAGTACTAGTTGGAAACAAGTGGG TATCCAATAAATGGCTCCACGAGCGGGGACAGGAATTCCGAAGGCCGTGCACTTTATCAGAGTTGGAATGA
- the P4HA1 gene encoding prolyl 4-hydroxylase subunit alpha-1 isoform X4, with amino-acid sequence MAFNEIWYTVALGLLLPFSYAHTDFFTSIGHMTDLINTEKDLVVSLKDYIKAEESKLEQIKKWAEKLDQLTDTATKDPEGFLGHPVNAFKLMKRLNTEWGELESLVLKDMSDGFISNMTIQRQFFPNDEDQTGAAKALLRLQDTYNLDTDTLSRGNLPGVKHKSFLTAEDCFELGKIAYTEADYYHTELWMEQALKQLDEGEVSSADKVYILDYLSYAVYQQGDLGKAMMLTKRLLELDPEHQRANGNMKYFEYIMAKEKEANKSSTDSEDQMEKETEVKKKDYLPERRKYEMLCRGEGLKMTPRRQKRLFCRYYDGNRNPRYILGPVKQEDEWDKPRIVRFLDIISDEEIETVKELAKPRLSRATVHDPETGKLTTAHYRVSKSAWLSGYESPVVSRINTRIQDLTGLDVSTAEELQVANYGVGGQYEPHFDFARKDEPDAFKELGTGNRIATWLFYMSDVSAGGATVFPEVGASVWPKKGTAVFWYNLFPSGEGDYSTRHAACPVLVGNKWVSNKWLHERGQEFRRPCTLSELE; translated from the exons ATGGCATTCAACGAGATTTGGTATACCGTAGCCCTTGGacttctgctgcctttttcttaCGCCCATACAGATTTCTTCACTTCCATTG GTCATATGACAGActtaattaatacagaaaaagatCTGGTGGTGTCACTGAAAGATTACAtcaaggcagaagaaagcaagctAGAACAGATCAAAAA GTGGGCAGAAAAATTGGATCAGCTGACAGATACTGCTACAAAAGACCCAGAGGGGTTTTTGGGACATCCTGTAAATGCATTCAAGTTGATGAAACGGCTTAACACAGAGTGGGGTGAGCTGGAGAGCCTGGTTCTGAAGGACATGTCAGATG GCTTTATCTCCAACATGACTATCCAGCGGCAGTTTTTCCCAAATGATGAAGATCAGACTGGTGCAGCAAAAGCCCTCTTGCGGCTTCAAGACACGTATAATTTGGACACGGACACCCTCTCAAGAGGGAATCTTCCAG GTGTGAAGCACAAATCCTTTTTAACAGCTGAAGATTGCTTTGAGCTGGGAAAGATAGCTTACACTGAAGCTGACTACTACCACACCGAGCTCTGGATGGAACAAGCTCTGAAACAGTTGGATGAGGGAGAAGTGTCTTCTGCAGATAAAGTCTACATTCTGGACTACCTGAGTTACGCTGTCTATCAGCAGGGGGATCTGGGCAAAGCCATGATGCTCACCAAACGCCTTCTGGAACTGG ATCCTGAACATCAAAGAGCAAATGGGAACATGAAGTATTTTGAATATATCATGgctaaagaaaaagaagcaaataagtCCAGTACAGATTCAGAAGACCAGATGGAGAAGGAAACTGAGGTTAAGAAAAAGGATTACCTTCCTGAGAGAAGGAAGTACGAAATGCTGTGCCGTGGGGAGGGTCTCAAAATG ACTCCTCGGAGACAAAAAAGACTCTTCTGCCGCTACTACGATGGAAACAGGAATCCTAGGTACATTCTGGGCCCTGTCAAACAGGAAGATGAGTGGGACAAACCTCGAATTGTTCGCTTCCTTGACATCATCTCTGATGAAGAGATCGAAACTGTGAAAGAACTAGCAAAGCCAAGG CTGAGCCGTGCTACTGTTCATGACCCTGAGACTGGGAAACTGACCACAGCACATTACAGAGTCTCTAAGAG tGCTTGGTTGTCAGGATATGAAAGCCCTGTGGTATCTCGCATTAACACAAGGATACAGGACCTAACAGGACTTGATGTCTCCACAGCAGAGGAACTGCAG gtgGCAAATTATGGAGTGGGAGGACAGTATGAACCCCACTTTGACTTTGCACGG AAAGATGAGCCAGATGCTTTTAAGGAATTGGGAACAGGCAACAGAATTGCTACTTGGTTGTTTTAT ATGAGCGATGTGTCAGCAGGGGGAGCTACTGTCTTTCCTGAAGTAGGAGCTAGTGTTTGGCCTAAAAAG GGAACAGCTGTATTCTGGTACAATCTCTTTCCAAGTGGAGAAGGAGATTACAGCACACGGCATGCAGCCTGCCCAGTACTAGTTGGAAACAAGTGGG TATCCAATAAATGGCTCCACGAGCGGGGACAGGAATTCCGAAGGCCGTGCACTTTATCAGAGTTGGAATGA
- the P4HA1 gene encoding prolyl 4-hydroxylase subunit alpha-1 isoform X2, with the protein MAFNEIWYTVALGLLLPFSYAHTDFFTSIGHMTDLINTEKDLVVSLKDYIKAEESKLEQIKKWAEKLDQLTDTATKDPEGFLGHPVNAFKLMKRLNTEWGELESLVLKDMSDGFISNMTIQRQFFPNDEDQTGAAKALLRLQDTYNLDTDTLSRGNLPGVKHKSFLTAEDCFELGKIAYTEADYYHTELWMEQALKQLDEGEVSSADKVYILDYLSYAVYQQGDLGKAMMLTKRLLELDPEHQRANGNMKYFEYIMAKEKEANKSSTDSEDQMEKETEVKKKDYLPERRKYEMLCRGEGLKMTPRRQKRLFCRYYDGNRNPRYILGPVKQEDEWDKPRIVRFLDIISDEEIETVKELAKPRLSRATVHDPETGKLTTAHYRVSKSAWLSGYESPVVSRINTRIQDLTGLDVSTAEELQVANYGVGGQYEPHFDFGRKDEPDAFKELGTGNRIATWLFYMSDVSAGGATVFPEVGASVWPKKGTAVFWYNLFPSGEGDYSTRHAACPVLVGNKWVSNKWLHERGQEFRRPCTLSELE; encoded by the exons ATGGCATTCAACGAGATTTGGTATACCGTAGCCCTTGGacttctgctgcctttttcttaCGCCCATACAGATTTCTTCACTTCCATTG GTCATATGACAGActtaattaatacagaaaaagatCTGGTGGTGTCACTGAAAGATTACAtcaaggcagaagaaagcaagctAGAACAGATCAAAAA GTGGGCAGAAAAATTGGATCAGCTGACAGATACTGCTACAAAAGACCCAGAGGGGTTTTTGGGACATCCTGTAAATGCATTCAAGTTGATGAAACGGCTTAACACAGAGTGGGGTGAGCTGGAGAGCCTGGTTCTGAAGGACATGTCAGATG GCTTTATCTCCAACATGACTATCCAGCGGCAGTTTTTCCCAAATGATGAAGATCAGACTGGTGCAGCAAAAGCCCTCTTGCGGCTTCAAGACACGTATAATTTGGACACGGACACCCTCTCAAGAGGGAATCTTCCAG GTGTGAAGCACAAATCCTTTTTAACAGCTGAAGATTGCTTTGAGCTGGGAAAGATAGCTTACACTGAAGCTGACTACTACCACACCGAGCTCTGGATGGAACAAGCTCTGAAACAGTTGGATGAGGGAGAAGTGTCTTCTGCAGATAAAGTCTACATTCTGGACTACCTGAGTTACGCTGTCTATCAGCAGGGGGATCTGGGCAAAGCCATGATGCTCACCAAACGCCTTCTGGAACTGG ATCCTGAACATCAAAGAGCAAATGGGAACATGAAGTATTTTGAATATATCATGgctaaagaaaaagaagcaaataagtCCAGTACAGATTCAGAAGACCAGATGGAGAAGGAAACTGAGGTTAAGAAAAAGGATTACCTTCCTGAGAGAAGGAAGTACGAAATGCTGTGCCGTGGGGAGGGTCTCAAAATG ACTCCTCGGAGACAAAAAAGACTCTTCTGCCGCTACTACGATGGAAACAGGAATCCTAGGTACATTCTGGGCCCTGTCAAACAGGAAGATGAGTGGGACAAACCTCGAATTGTTCGCTTCCTTGACATCATCTCTGATGAAGAGATCGAAACTGTGAAAGAACTAGCAAAGCCAAGG CTGAGCCGTGCTACTGTTCATGACCCTGAGACTGGGAAACTGACCACAGCACATTACAGAGTCTCTAAGAG tGCTTGGTTGTCAGGATATGAAAGCCCTGTGGTATCTCGCATTAACACAAGGATACAGGACCTAACAGGACTTGATGTCTCCACAGCAGAGGAACTGCAG GTAGCCAACTACGGAGTAGGAGGCCAGTATGAGCCTCATTTTGATTTTGGAAGG AAAGATGAGCCAGATGCTTTTAAGGAATTGGGAACAGGCAACAGAATTGCTACTTGGTTGTTTTAT ATGAGCGATGTGTCAGCAGGGGGAGCTACTGTCTTTCCTGAAGTAGGAGCTAGTGTTTGGCCTAAAAAG GGAACAGCTGTATTCTGGTACAATCTCTTTCCAAGTGGAGAAGGAGATTACAGCACACGGCATGCAGCCTGCCCAGTACTAGTTGGAAACAAGTGGG TATCCAATAAATGGCTCCACGAGCGGGGACAGGAATTCCGAAGGCCGTGCACTTTATCAGAGTTGGAATGA
- the P4HA1 gene encoding prolyl 4-hydroxylase subunit alpha-1 isoform X3, whose protein sequence is MAFNEIWYTVALGLLLPFSYAHTDFFTSIGHMTDLINTEKDLVVSLKDYIKAEESKLEQIKKWAEKLDQLTDTATKDPEGFLGHPVNAFKLMKRLNTEWGELESLVLKDMSDGFISNMTIQRQFFPNDEDQTGAAKALLRLQDTYNLDTDTLSRGNLPGVKHKSFLTAEDCFELGKIAYTEADYYHTELWMEQALKQLDEGEVSSADKVYILDYLSYAVYQQGDLGKAMMLTKRLLELDPEHQRANGNMKYFEYIMAKEKEANKSSTDSEDQMEKETEVKKKDYLPERRKYEMLCRGEGLKMTPRRQKRLFCRYYDGNRNPRYILGPVKQEDEWDKPRIVRFLDIISDEEIETVKELAKPRLRRATISNPITGALETAHYRISKSAWLSGYESPVVSRINTRIQDLTGLDVSTAEELQVANYGVGGQYEPHFDFARKDEPDAFKELGTGNRIATWLFYMSDVSAGGATVFPEVGASVWPKKGTAVFWYNLFPSGEGDYSTRHAACPVLVGNKWVSNKWLHERGQEFRRPCTLSELE, encoded by the exons ATGGCATTCAACGAGATTTGGTATACCGTAGCCCTTGGacttctgctgcctttttcttaCGCCCATACAGATTTCTTCACTTCCATTG GTCATATGACAGActtaattaatacagaaaaagatCTGGTGGTGTCACTGAAAGATTACAtcaaggcagaagaaagcaagctAGAACAGATCAAAAA GTGGGCAGAAAAATTGGATCAGCTGACAGATACTGCTACAAAAGACCCAGAGGGGTTTTTGGGACATCCTGTAAATGCATTCAAGTTGATGAAACGGCTTAACACAGAGTGGGGTGAGCTGGAGAGCCTGGTTCTGAAGGACATGTCAGATG GCTTTATCTCCAACATGACTATCCAGCGGCAGTTTTTCCCAAATGATGAAGATCAGACTGGTGCAGCAAAAGCCCTCTTGCGGCTTCAAGACACGTATAATTTGGACACGGACACCCTCTCAAGAGGGAATCTTCCAG GTGTGAAGCACAAATCCTTTTTAACAGCTGAAGATTGCTTTGAGCTGGGAAAGATAGCTTACACTGAAGCTGACTACTACCACACCGAGCTCTGGATGGAACAAGCTCTGAAACAGTTGGATGAGGGAGAAGTGTCTTCTGCAGATAAAGTCTACATTCTGGACTACCTGAGTTACGCTGTCTATCAGCAGGGGGATCTGGGCAAAGCCATGATGCTCACCAAACGCCTTCTGGAACTGG ATCCTGAACATCAAAGAGCAAATGGGAACATGAAGTATTTTGAATATATCATGgctaaagaaaaagaagcaaataagtCCAGTACAGATTCAGAAGACCAGATGGAGAAGGAAACTGAGGTTAAGAAAAAGGATTACCTTCCTGAGAGAAGGAAGTACGAAATGCTGTGCCGTGGGGAGGGTCTCAAAATG ACTCCTCGGAGACAAAAAAGACTCTTCTGCCGCTACTACGATGGAAACAGGAATCCTAGGTACATTCTGGGCCCTGTCAAACAGGAAGATGAGTGGGACAAACCTCGAATTGTTCGCTTCCTTGACATCATCTCTGATGAAGAGATCGAAACTGTGAAAGAACTAGCAAAGCCAAGG CTGAGGCGAGCCACCATTTCAAACCCCATAACAGGAGCCTTGGAGACGGCACATTACAGAATTAGCAAAAG tGCTTGGTTGTCAGGATATGAAAGCCCTGTGGTATCTCGCATTAACACAAGGATACAGGACCTAACAGGACTTGATGTCTCCACAGCAGAGGAACTGCAG gtgGCAAATTATGGAGTGGGAGGACAGTATGAACCCCACTTTGACTTTGCACGG AAAGATGAGCCAGATGCTTTTAAGGAATTGGGAACAGGCAACAGAATTGCTACTTGGTTGTTTTAT ATGAGCGATGTGTCAGCAGGGGGAGCTACTGTCTTTCCTGAAGTAGGAGCTAGTGTTTGGCCTAAAAAG GGAACAGCTGTATTCTGGTACAATCTCTTTCCAAGTGGAGAAGGAGATTACAGCACACGGCATGCAGCCTGCCCAGTACTAGTTGGAAACAAGTGGG TATCCAATAAATGGCTCCACGAGCGGGGACAGGAATTCCGAAGGCCGTGCACTTTATCAGAGTTGGAATGA